A section of the Rhodobacter sp. genome encodes:
- a CDS encoding GntR family transcriptional regulator encodes MANQTETIVTTLFAWIDSGRLNPGDEIEEAALVQQFGVSRTPVREALMQVEATGLVKRLPRKGAMVFKPTLAEFLAILEVHAKLEGQAAGLAARRISASGLVALEAATAACERHLETLGETEGAAYYQLNIRFHGTVAEASGNPFLVDLIKTNARKLMAYYRARYHYAGVIESSAREHREITRLIVARDSERAEATMRKHVHFDQVTAMDLLAALS; translated from the coding sequence TTGGCCAATCAGACCGAAACCATCGTCACGACCCTGTTTGCCTGGATCGATTCCGGCCGGCTCAATCCCGGCGACGAGATCGAGGAGGCCGCGCTGGTCCAGCAGTTCGGCGTCTCGCGGACACCGGTGCGCGAGGCGTTGATGCAGGTCGAGGCGACGGGCCTGGTCAAGCGCCTGCCGCGCAAGGGCGCCATGGTCTTCAAGCCGACACTGGCCGAATTCCTGGCGATCCTCGAGGTGCATGCCAAGCTCGAAGGGCAGGCCGCGGGACTGGCGGCGCGGCGCATCTCGGCCTCGGGGCTGGTTGCGCTCGAGGCGGCGACGGCGGCCTGCGAACGGCATCTGGAGACCCTGGGCGAGACCGAGGGCGCGGCCTATTACCAGCTCAACATCCGCTTTCACGGCACCGTGGCCGAGGCCTCGGGCAACCCGTTCCTGGTGGACCTGATCAAGACCAACGCGCGCAAGCTGATGGCGTATTACCGGGCGCGCTATCATTATGCGGGGGTGATCGAATCCTCGGCGCGTGAGCATCGCGAAATCACCCGGCTGATCGTCGCGCGCGACAGCGAAAGGGCCGAGGCCACCATGCGCAAGCATGTCCATTTCGATCAGGTGACCGCGATGGACCTGCTGGCCGCTCTCAGTTAG
- a CDS encoding type 1 glutamine amidotransferase, with protein MHIAVLDANTDRSALAARNVSEMEKFRALLAPTAPDWTFAAFKVDEGVFPDTLAGFDGIIISGSPASARDSDPWVGQLQALIRDAVAQDIPVFGACFGHQVIAAALGGEIGYNPHGWELGRVETRTHSPAPWMDADCPVVALHAAHKEQVTVLPPGARVLGGTDLVPHGHLAIGDRIFTTQYHPEITTAFMAELIEEMDGTVESTVTDRARQGLPQDVNDAAMARWIANFFNQTKG; from the coding sequence ATGCATATCGCCGTTCTCGACGCCAACACCGACCGTTCTGCCCTGGCCGCCCGGAATGTCAGCGAAATGGAGAAATTTCGCGCGCTTCTGGCGCCGACCGCGCCCGACTGGACCTTTGCCGCGTTCAAGGTGGACGAGGGCGTGTTTCCCGACACCCTCGCCGGGTTCGACGGGATCATCATCTCGGGCAGCCCGGCCTCGGCGCGGGACAGCGACCCCTGGGTCGGCCAGTTGCAGGCGTTGATCCGCGACGCGGTGGCGCAGGACATTCCGGTGTTCGGCGCCTGTTTCGGCCATCAGGTGATCGCCGCCGCCCTGGGCGGCGAGATCGGCTACAACCCGCACGGCTGGGAACTGGGCCGCGTGGAAACCCGGACCCATTCGCCCGCGCCCTGGATGGACGCCGACTGCCCCGTCGTCGCCCTGCACGCGGCGCACAAGGAACAGGTTACCGTCCTGCCGCCGGGGGCGCGCGTGCTGGGCGGCACCGACCTGGTGCCGCACGGCCACCTGGCGATCGGCGATCGCATCTTTACTACCCAGTATCACCCCGAGATCACCACCGCCTTCATGGCCGAACTGATCGAGGAAATGGATGGAACCGTCGAATCCACGGTCACCGACCGCGCCCGCCAGGGCCTTCCGCAGGACGTGAACGACGCCGCCATGGCCCGCTGGATCGCAAATTTCTTTAATCAGACCAAGGGCTAA
- a CDS encoding cytochrome P450 has translation MTLWTPTDDGHADLTSHDTFLSGPPHNTFSRLRRDDPMHWTDWDAGQGFWSVTRNLDILALNKQPDLLSSARGIRMEDQTYEEYLARRTFQETDPPEHTMTRVKVAKAFSKPVVAGFDGAIRELCDEILDRALPMGTFDATKQIARELPMRMLGRILGTPDEDLPWLVAKGDALIANTDPDFTDHVLDKMTTDEYRLMPFNSPAGAELYDYAKQLMADKAARGDTNGVLHLILQPGPDGSVISETEFRNFFCLLVAAGNDTTRYSIAAGIQALANQPGLLEQMQAGAVWDTAPDEIIRWASPTSYFRRTATRDFEMHGKQIKAGDKVLYWLASANRDEAVIDQPFRVDLARNPNRHIAFGQGGPHLCLGMHLARLEVKLLFQELVKRIKAIEPAGEQKFLRSNFVGGIKELPVRVTLA, from the coding sequence ATGACACTCTGGACTCCGACCGACGACGGACACGCGGATCTGACCTCGCACGATACCTTCCTGTCCGGCCCGCCACACAACACGTTTTCGCGCCTGCGCCGTGACGATCCGATGCACTGGACCGACTGGGACGCGGGGCAGGGCTTCTGGTCCGTCACGCGCAACCTGGACATCCTGGCGCTGAACAAGCAGCCTGACCTGCTGTCCTCGGCGCGTGGCATCCGCATGGAGGACCAGACCTACGAGGAATATCTGGCGCGGCGCACCTTTCAGGAAACCGACCCGCCGGAACACACCATGACCCGCGTCAAGGTGGCCAAGGCGTTCTCGAAACCCGTGGTCGCGGGGTTCGACGGTGCGATCCGCGAATTGTGCGACGAGATCCTGGATCGCGCGCTGCCGATGGGCACCTTTGACGCGACCAAACAGATCGCCCGGGAACTGCCGATGCGGATGCTGGGCCGCATCCTGGGCACCCCGGACGAAGACCTGCCCTGGCTGGTCGCAAAGGGTGACGCGCTGATCGCCAACACCGACCCGGATTTCACCGATCATGTCCTCGACAAGATGACGACCGATGAATACCGGCTGATGCCGTTCAATTCGCCGGCCGGTGCGGAACTCTATGATTATGCAAAGCAATTGATGGCGGACAAGGCCGCGCGCGGGGATACCAACGGCGTCCTGCACCTGATCTTGCAGCCCGGGCCCGATGGGTCGGTCATCTCGGAAACCGAATTCCGCAACTTCTTTTGCCTGCTGGTCGCCGCCGGCAACGACACCACCCGCTATTCGATCGCGGCCGGCATTCAGGCGCTGGCCAATCAGCCGGGCCTGTTGGAGCAGATGCAGGCCGGCGCGGTCTGGGACACCGCGCCCGACGAGATCATCCGCTGGGCCTCGCCCACCAGCTATTTCCGCCGCACCGCGACGCGTGACTTCGAGATGCACGGCAAGCAGATCAAGGCGGGCGACAAGGTGCTTTACTGGCTGGCCTCGGCCAACCGCGACGAGGCGGTCATCGACCAGCCTTTCCGCGTCGATCTGGCGCGCAATCCGAACCGGCACATCGCCTTTGGCCAGGGGGGGCCGCATCTGTGCCTGGGGATGCATCTGGCGCGGCTCGAGGTGAAGCTGCTGTTTCAGGAACTGGTCAAGCGGATCAAGGCCATCGAACCGGCGGGCGAGCAGAAATTCCTGCGCTCGAACTTCGTTGGCGGTATCAAGGAACTTCCGGTGCGGGTGACGCTCGCCTGA
- a CDS encoding glutamine synthetase: MRDRLRPVWCDHLSILRGKYLPQEKIGSGGTRFAQPCFAVHYDKDLIVDAPGTACLEGLPDMELRWDAADIRAGWEPGVHMVTGDLYDRAGRLIPIAGRAALKQALADWAKHGLTPKVGIEFEAFAFTRAEDGSLQPYDVPGGHVYGGGPFNDPLGFTDAVWEAAEDAGFRLDLVTTEYDTPQYEFTLTFDEALKAVDEAVMFRQLAREVAYRKGVILSFLPKPLFDRGGSGMHVNLSFADATGANALSAGPIGGIAGLNDLGRGCLAGWMRHHKGLAGLVSPSVNSYARLQPASMSGYWCNWGEDHRGVTARVSGEGGKKARLEHRMADAAANPYAAVAAVLQAARLGYEGRYDLPEAETEDCFMGQKAAYGTAESLAGALDDLEADTALVAAMGAEYCAHHVHMKRVEIDKTKDMTPEQARDFSIWFV, encoded by the coding sequence ATGCGCGACCGACTGAGACCCGTCTGGTGTGACCACCTGTCCATTCTGCGCGGAAAATACCTGCCACAGGAAAAGATCGGCTCGGGGGGCACGCGCTTTGCCCAGCCCTGTTTTGCGGTGCATTACGACAAGGACCTGATCGTCGATGCCCCCGGCACCGCCTGCCTCGAGGGGCTGCCGGACATGGAATTGCGCTGGGACGCCGCCGATATCCGCGCCGGATGGGAGCCGGGCGTGCATATGGTGACGGGCGACCTGTATGACCGGGCGGGCCGGCTGATCCCCATCGCCGGGCGCGCGGCGCTGAAACAGGCGCTGGCGGACTGGGCGAAACACGGGCTGACCCCCAAGGTCGGGATCGAGTTCGAGGCTTTCGCCTTTACCCGCGCCGAGGACGGCAGCCTGCAACCCTATGACGTGCCGGGCGGGCATGTTTACGGCGGCGGGCCGTTCAACGACCCGCTCGGCTTTACCGACGCGGTGTGGGAGGCCGCCGAGGACGCGGGTTTCAGGCTGGATCTGGTGACGACCGAATACGACACCCCGCAGTATGAGTTCACGCTGACCTTCGACGAGGCGCTCAAGGCCGTGGACGAGGCCGTGATGTTCCGCCAGCTCGCGCGCGAGGTCGCCTATCGCAAGGGGGTCATCCTCAGTTTCCTGCCCAAGCCCCTGTTCGACCGGGGCGGATCGGGGATGCATGTCAACCTGTCCTTTGCCGATGCGACCGGCGCCAATGCGCTCAGCGCGGGGCCGATCGGCGGGATTGCCGGGCTGAACGATCTGGGGCGCGGCTGTCTGGCGGGCTGGATGCGTCACCACAAGGGGCTCGCCGGTCTGGTTTCGCCCAGCGTCAATTCCTATGCGCGGCTGCAACCGGCGTCGATGTCGGGCTATTGGTGCAACTGGGGCGAGGATCACCGTGGCGTCACCGCCCGCGTCTCGGGCGAGGGCGGCAAGAAGGCGCGCCTGGAACACCGGATGGCCGACGCGGCCGCGAACCCCTATGCGGCGGTCGCCGCGGTGCTGCAAGCGGCGCGGTTGGGTTACGAGGGCCGATACGACCTGCCCGAGGCCGAGACCGAGGATTGCTTCATGGGGCAGAAAGCCGCCTATGGCACGGCCGAGTCCCTGGCCGGCGCGCTGGACGATCTCGAGGCCGACACCGCTCTGGTCGCGGCCATGGGGGCCGAATACTGCGCCCATCACGTGCACATGAAGCGGGTGGAAATCGACAAGACCAAGGACATGACCCCGGAACAGGCCCGCGATTTCTCGATCTGGTTCGTATGA
- a CDS encoding 2Fe-2S iron-sulfur cluster binding domain-containing protein — MKATWILPDGREITAEVPAGHSLMEAAVSASIPGIIGECGGTMSCATCHVHVTDGWRDKVGGPSDFEDAMLDIVEGPRTEASRLSCQIEMSDALDGLVLKVPFE; from the coding sequence ATGAAAGCCACCTGGATCCTGCCCGACGGCCGCGAGATTACCGCCGAGGTGCCCGCCGGCCATTCCCTGATGGAGGCGGCCGTGTCCGCAAGCATTCCCGGCATCATCGGCGAGTGCGGCGGCACGATGAGCTGCGCCACTTGCCACGTGCATGTGACGGACGGCTGGCGCGACAAGGTCGGCGGCCCGTCCGATTTCGAGGATGCGATGCTCGACATCGTCGAAGGACCGCGCACCGAAGCCTCGCGCCTGTCGTGCCAGATCGAGATGTCCGACGCCCTCGACGGGCTCGTGCTCAAGGTCCCGTTCGAATAG
- a CDS encoding alpha-D-glucose phosphate-specific phosphoglucomutase, whose product MPLHRIPTQPIAGQKPGTSGLRKKTRVFMQPGYLENFVQAIWNGIGGIEGQTLVLGGDGRFFNDRAVQIILKMAAASGAARVIVGQNGFLSTPAASNLIRVRGADGGVILSASHNPGGPDEDFGIKYNMANGGPATETVTAKIHAASETIQEYRILDASDIDLATLGEAPLGAMTVEVVDPVDAYAALMETLFDFKAIRALLQGGFRLRFDAMHAITGPYAVEILERRLGAAPGSVVHATPSPDFGGGHPDPNPVWARDLMDTMHGADAPDFGAASDGDGDRNMIVGRDCYVTPSDSLAVLAANAHLAPGYAGGLKGVARSMPTSCAVDRVAAARGLPCYATPTGWKFFGNLLDAGLATLCGEESAGTGSDHVREKDGLWAVLLWLNILAVRRQSVAGVMADHWAEFGRTYYSRHDYEAIASDVANALMADLRAALPAMAGRQAGALIVESAEDFAYTDPVDGSVATAQGVQIRFHGGARAVLRLSGTGTEGATLRVYLERFDGTDFGQDPQAALAPVIAAVEALAGIAARTGRAEPDVIT is encoded by the coding sequence ATGCCCCTGCACCGCATCCCCACCCAACCGATCGCCGGTCAGAAGCCCGGCACATCGGGCCTGCGCAAGAAAACCCGCGTGTTCATGCAACCCGGGTATCTGGAGAATTTCGTGCAGGCGATCTGGAACGGGATCGGCGGGATCGAGGGGCAGACCCTGGTCCTGGGCGGCGACGGGCGGTTCTTCAACGACCGCGCGGTGCAGATCATCCTGAAAATGGCCGCGGCCTCGGGCGCGGCGCGGGTGATCGTCGGGCAGAACGGGTTCCTGTCCACGCCGGCGGCCTCGAACCTGATCCGGGTCCGGGGCGCGGACGGCGGGGTGATCCTGTCGGCCAGCCACAACCCGGGCGGCCCGGACGAGGATTTCGGCATCAAATACAATATGGCGAACGGCGGACCGGCGACCGAAACCGTCACCGCCAAGATCCATGCCGCCAGCGAAACGATCCAGGAGTATCGCATCCTCGATGCGTCGGACATCGACCTGGCCACGCTGGGCGAAGCCCCGCTCGGCGCGATGACGGTCGAGGTCGTGGACCCCGTGGACGCCTATGCGGCGCTCATGGAAACGCTTTTCGATTTCAAGGCGATCCGCGCACTTTTGCAAGGCGGGTTCCGGCTGCGGTTCGACGCGATGCACGCCATCACCGGCCCCTATGCGGTGGAAATCCTGGAACGCCGGCTGGGCGCCGCGCCGGGCTCGGTGGTCCATGCCACCCCCTCGCCGGATTTCGGCGGAGGCCATCCCGATCCGAACCCGGTCTGGGCCAGGGATCTGATGGACACGATGCACGGCGCCGATGCCCCCGATTTCGGCGCAGCCTCGGACGGCGACGGCGACCGCAACATGATCGTCGGTAGGGACTGCTATGTGACCCCGTCCGATTCGCTGGCCGTGCTGGCCGCCAACGCGCATCTGGCGCCGGGCTATGCGGGCGGGCTGAAGGGCGTCGCGCGGTCGATGCCGACCTCTTGCGCGGTGGACCGCGTCGCGGCGGCGCGCGGCCTGCCGTGCTACGCCACGCCGACGGGCTGGAAATTCTTTGGCAACCTGCTGGACGCGGGACTGGCAACGCTGTGCGGCGAGGAATCGGCCGGCACCGGGTCCGACCATGTCCGCGAGAAGGACGGGCTCTGGGCGGTGCTGCTGTGGCTGAACATCCTGGCCGTCCGACGCCAGTCTGTCGCCGGGGTCATGGCCGACCACTGGGCCGAATTCGGCCGCACCTACTACTCGCGCCACGACTACGAGGCCATTGCCAGCGATGTCGCAAACGCGCTGATGGCCGACCTGCGCGCGGCCCTGCCCGCGATGGCCGGGCGACAAGCCGGCGCACTGATTGTCGAAAGCGCCGAGGATTTCGCCTATACGGACCCCGTGGACGGATCGGTCGCGACCGCGCAGGGCGTGCAGATCCGCTTTCACGGCGGGGCTCGGGCGGTGCTGCGGCTTTCCGGCACCGGAACCGAGGGCGCGACGCTGCGCGTCTACCTGGAACGCTTCGACGGCACCGATTTCGGCCAGGACCCGCAAGCCGCCCTGGCCCCCGTGATCGCCGCGGTCGAAGCCCTGGCCGGTATCGCGGCACGGACCGGACGCGCCGAACCCGACGTCATCACCTGA
- the malQ gene encoding 4-alpha-glucanotransferase, whose amino-acid sequence MSDFDDTCRRAGLTWVYRDGAGRMQEAPVESRRAVLAALSALPDGLRQATSLAIAAGQPKDWGPGPWVLTTEDGAELRGEGTLPPLPVGYHRIRHNGWLVHLLAAPPRLPAPSRRWGLTVPLFALWQGERAGMGRYPQLGTLAEGLARHGAAFVGINPIHAGFPTDANSFSPYAPSHRRRLNTLHIDTGTPLPETGELIDYPRTIRAQRAALEDAFAAFTGSAAFEAWRGDGGAALEEFVTHQALSEVQGGYWGAWPLPYQDPKSPEVQRFARERAQRLRFHAWAQWMAETQLFDSQTRAKTAGMPFGLYLDIAVGTHPHGAETWAERDLFAQGVSLGAPPDLLGPSGQRWGLAPMRPDVLRATGYAAFAQTLRAQLRFCGLLRIDHILGLERSFWLPDGLPGLYVTMPRDELLAVLRIEATRAGAAIIGEDLGTIPDGLRDALDASGVMGCRVAMFERDWQGTGAFLTPDAYTPTALASWGTHDLPTWLGWRQGRDLDWRAELGELADPAAARTARQAEVAAFDAVAGGGDLTGLHRFLSRAASTLVAVQGEDLAGAIEQCNLPGTLHEHPNWRRRLPLPLSGLISAPTLEHTGRIMQDAGRNG is encoded by the coding sequence ATGAGCGACTTCGACGACACTTGCCGCCGCGCGGGTCTGACCTGGGTCTACCGCGACGGCGCGGGCCGGATGCAGGAGGCGCCCGTGGAAAGCCGCCGCGCAGTCCTGGCGGCGCTCAGCGCGCTGCCCGACGGGCTGCGGCAGGCGACAAGCCTGGCCATCGCCGCCGGCCAGCCCAAGGACTGGGGCCCCGGCCCCTGGGTGCTGACCACCGAGGACGGCGCGGAACTCCGGGGCGAGGGGACGCTGCCGCCCTTGCCCGTGGGCTACCACCGCATACGCCACAACGGCTGGCTTGTGCACCTGCTGGCCGCGCCGCCGCGCCTGCCCGCCCCGTCCCGCCGCTGGGGCCTGACCGTGCCGCTGTTCGCGCTGTGGCAGGGCGAACGCGCCGGCATGGGCCGTTATCCCCAACTGGGCACCCTGGCCGAAGGGTTGGCCCGCCACGGCGCCGCCTTCGTGGGGATCAACCCCATTCACGCGGGCTTTCCCACCGATGCCAACAGTTTCAGCCCCTATGCGCCGTCGCACCGCCGGCGGCTGAACACGCTGCATATCGACACCGGCACGCCGCTGCCGGAAACCGGCGAATTGATCGACTATCCGCGCACGATCCGCGCCCAGCGGGCCGCGCTCGAGGATGCGTTTGCCGCCTTTACCGGCAGCGCCGCCTTCGAGGCCTGGCGCGGCGACGGCGGCGCGGCGCTGGAGGAATTCGTCACCCACCAGGCCTTGAGCGAGGTTCAGGGCGGCTATTGGGGCGCCTGGCCCCTGCCCTATCAGGACCCCAAAAGCCCCGAGGTTCAACGCTTTGCGCGCGAACGCGCGCAACGGTTGCGGTTCCACGCCTGGGCCCAGTGGATGGCCGAAACGCAACTGTTCGACAGCCAGACCCGGGCGAAGACGGCGGGAATGCCCTTTGGGCTGTATCTCGACATCGCGGTCGGCACCCATCCCCACGGGGCCGAAACCTGGGCCGAGCGCGACCTCTTTGCGCAGGGCGTGAGCCTGGGCGCGCCGCCCGATCTGCTGGGCCCCTCGGGGCAGCGCTGGGGCTTGGCGCCGATGCGCCCCGACGTGCTGCGCGCCACCGGCTATGCCGCCTTTGCCCAGACCCTCAGGGCGCAGTTGCGGTTCTGCGGGCTGCTCAGAATCGACCACATCCTGGGGCTCGAACGCAGTTTCTGGCTGCCCGACGGGTTGCCCGGGCTCTACGTCACCATGCCGCGCGACGAATTGCTGGCGGTGCTGCGGATCGAGGCCACGCGCGCGGGCGCCGCGATCATCGGCGAGGACCTGGGCACCATCCCCGACGGGCTGCGCGACGCGCTCGATGCTTCGGGCGTGATGGGCTGCCGGGTGGCCATGTTCGAACGCGACTGGCAGGGGACCGGCGCCTTTCTGACGCCCGACGCCTATACGCCGACGGCCCTGGCCAGTTGGGGCACCCACGACCTGCCGACCTGGCTGGGCTGGCGTCAGGGGCGCGATCTCGATTGGCGCGCCGAACTGGGCGAACTCGCCGATCCGGCCGCTGCCAGAACCGCCCGCCAGGCCGAGGTCGCCGCCTTTGACGCGGTGGCGGGCGGCGGAGACCTGACCGGCCTGCACCGCTTTCTGTCGCGCGCCGCCAGCACGCTGGTCGCCGTCCAGGGCGAGGATCTGGCCGGCGCGATCGAGCAATGCAACCTGCCCGGCACCCTGCATGAGCACCCGAACTGGCGTCGGCGCCTGCCTTTGCCGCTGTCGGGCCTCATTTCCGCCCCAACGCTGGAGCACACGGGCCGCATCATGCAAGACGCCGGAAGAAACGGATAG